In bacterium, the DNA window GCGTACACCTCCGCCATCGTCGCCACCGACCACAGCGTCCTCCCCGCCAACGCCAAAAGGCCCGCCGCCGCCATCGCCAACGCCTCCCCCATTTCCCCCACACCCAGCTGCCGCGCCAACTCCCGAGCCGCCAGCGCCAGGAAGAACGCCGCCCCCGCCGCCGCGGCCGCCGATACCAAATTTATCAAAAACGCCTGCTCCCCCCACGGGAAAAACGTCGCCAGCTGCCCCAGCAACGCGTACAGCGGGTACCCCGTCGGGTGCGCCACGCCCAGCGTCGCCGCCACCCCCAGGAACTCCCCCGAATCCAATATGGAGAGGCCCGGCGCCGCGCCCAAGCCGTACAGCGCGAAGCCGCCCAACAAAAAGGCCCACGGGAGGGCCGATACCAACGAAGCGTTCCGGCGCGCCGGCAAGCCGACTACTCCTTTCGCGAGTAAAAGTAATAATGGACCGGCGCGTTGTACGTCAGGTCGTCGCTGAGCGTCTCCAGGGAAATACGGAGCTGCCGGCCCCGGACGAACCGCCTCCAGATCGGGAACGAGCCGTCGCGGTAAACGTCCCCCGCCGTCGGCGGGACGACCCAATTCCCGGCGAATACGCCGTTGACGCGAACCGCGGCGCCGTAAGGGGGTTCGCACCGGACTACGGCCAACACGTCCCGTCCCGGCGGAACGTCCACCGTGAATTCCTCCCGGCCGGAGACCACCCTACCCGCCTCGAAAATGACCGCCCCCGGCGCGCTCGACAAGGGACGCGCCGCGGCGTAACTCTGGATCATGGTCGCGGCGCGCAGGTGCACGCGGTAGTCGTGGGCGGCTTCGGACGCGACGTCGGCCACGTTCACCTCGTCTACCAACTCGAAGCCCGCCAGCGCCCGGCTCTCCGGCGGAGGGGGCCGCTCGAAAACGTGGGGCGCGAACCGGGCCACCGTCATCTCGCTCCCCCCGGCCATAGTCGTCGTCAGAAGCTGTCCCGAGTAAGCCAACACCTCGAGCGCGTCAGAACTGCGGAACGGGTATACGCTTAAGTAACCAGCGAAATAATCGCCGTACTTGCCGTTCCGCCGCACGAATTCGGAGACGGCGCCCAAACCCTCGCGGCCGTAGCGCCACGCGTCGCGCGTAACCAACCCCTCCATATCGACGATTCTACGCCCGCCGTAGTACGCCAGCGCGCCGACGTCGTGGGTGAAGACGTTGGCCTCCGCCGGCACTTTCTCGCCGATGAAGCGCGCGACGGCTATATGCTGATACCGGATATCCCTGGCGGACATGCCGTAGGCGACCCAAAAGTAGGCCGAGGATATAAGGCCGAAGACCAGGAAATACGCGGCCCCGGTCCAAAA includes these proteins:
- a CDS encoding DUF2723 domain-containing protein, giving the protein MPARRNASLVSALPWAFLLGGFALYGLGAAPGLSILDSGEFLGVAATLGVAHPTGYPLYALLGQLATFFPWGEQAFLINLVSAAAAAGAAFFLALAARELARQLGVGEMGEALAMAAAGLLALAGRTLWSVATMAEVYALNALFWAALLWAALRLRRTGAARELYVLALVGGLSLANHMTVALFFPALLFIGWPGRGKAKTLARALPLAAAFLLAGVSVNLYTPLRAARQPLFNWNDPSTAAS